In a single window of the Hypanus sabinus isolate sHypSab1 chromosome 15, sHypSab1.hap1, whole genome shotgun sequence genome:
- the LOC132405607 gene encoding uncharacterized protein LOC132405607, with product MLCDRLVCSVNNDTKRCLLGETPPLTFKTALEIAQGMELAADNAKDIQKGYGGSQSTVVLQIRRETGRQENWVECFQCGGTHYANTYKFKDTVCHACGKKRHFIKKCRSIKGKVEPGQATAQQAQAASHHLGEEDEEAVCAYNMLEVEMDEGPPEPYYATVTVKGKDIKFEIDSGATALVIIEETYRRTWGSNLPPIRPPKLQLRTYTGQPIPHLGVLYVDILAGGQKAEARLVIAKGSGPSFLGRNWLHKIRLNWHEFKYARMTEEHEVQRADEVTDGNVSDRHSPDTFESELAVQLAALQPITGAFEVTPSALKASTPLLVWRSSDPALVPPAPLQQGASQPDDPANRNLHVKPIVTVANGAPADDVRTEPPGPPDKHSESTVSNLTKKVEFSGGGGPLGIHVVPCNSTLSGRFLSLSIRGIEENSHSRKENLLQESECIIKINDCDLTDKTFDQAQEVY from the coding sequence atgctctGTGACAGATTAGTATGCAGCGTTAATAATGACACCAAACGCTGCTTGTTAGGGGAAAccccaccgttgactttcaagacagccctagagattgctcaaggcatggagttggctgctgataatgccaaggatatacagaaaggatatggggggTCGCAGTCGACGGTAGTGCTCCAaatcaggagggagactggtagacAGGAAAACTGGGTGGAATGTTTTCAGTGTGGAGGAACGCACTATGCAAATACTtataaattcaaagatactgtctgccatgcttgtgGCAAGAAGAGACATTTcattaaaaagtgcaggagcataaagggtaaGGTTGAGCCTGGGCAGGCGACAGCTCAACAGGCTCAGGCAGCCTCACACCACCTGGGAGAAGAAGATGAAGAGGCAGTGTGTGCCTACAACATGCTTGAGGTGGAAAtggatgagggaccacctgagccatattatgccacagtcactgtcaagggaaaggacattaagttcgagattgattcaggggctactgcattggTCATTAttgaagagacctacaggaggacatggggatccaacctgcctcccatcagaccacctaagctccaactcaggacctatacggggcagcccatacctcatttaggggtgttatatgtggatattttggctgggggccagaaggctgaagccaggctggtgatagctaagggcagtgggcccagttTTCTGGGCCGCAATTGGCTTCACAAAATccggctcaactggcatgaattTAAATATGCACGCATGACGGAAGAGCATGAGGTGCAGCGTGCAGATGAAGTCACCGATGGCAATGTGAGTGACAGACATAGTCCGGACACATTTGAGAGTGAGCTCGCAGTGCAGCTTGCGGCTCTTCAGCCTATTACAGGAGCATTTGAAGTTACCCCCTCGGCACTCAAAGCCAGCACGCCACTTCTAGTATGGCGAAGCAGTGAcccagctcttgtaccacctgcccCGTTACAGCAAGGTGCATCTCAGCCTGATGATCCCGCTAACAGGAACCTGCATGTGAAGCCAATCGTAACTGTAGCAAATGGGGCACCCGCAGACGATGTAAGAACAGagcctccaggaccaccagacaagcATTCAGAAAGCACTGTAAGTAATTTGACAAAGAAAGTAGAATTTTCTGGAGGCGGTGGCCCCCTGGGAATCCATGTGGTACCTTGTAACTCTACGCTGAGTGGAAGATTCCTTAGCCTGAGTATTCGTGGTATTGAAGAGAACAGCCATTCAAGAAAAGAGAACCTGCTGCAGGAGAGTGAATGTATCATCAAAATCAATGACTGTGATTTAACAGACAAGACCTTTGATCAAGCACAAGAGGTTTACTGA